CGTGTcctgagagaattttttaaaatatttatttagttgtagatgaacacacagcatctatttatttttatgtggtgctaaagattgaacccagggcctcacaatgTGAGGCAagctttacactgagctacagcctcagcccgagaggagaatgtttttaaatacattacaAATGTTTATGCTACCAAGAGCAAGAACGCCTATGATTCAGAAAGTCACTTTATAAACTGGAATCTGCAGTGAAGGGGTTTTGATCTGCAGGGTTTCCTTGGGAGCACTCCCTGTCTTTCCTACAGTTGCTTCACTTCCCTGAAGCACTTAACGAGGCGCCAGCTCTTCTGAGTGTAGCTCATGTGCCTGACAACATCCTCAGAGACCAGAGGCCCTGTCACCAGCTGTCCCTAACCCATGGCCTCCCCTTCCTGGGGCATCTTTTCCTAATGAGCATGCCTTGGGGGCCCTCGTCTGCGGAAGATGACCTTGTGGTGGTACAGTTGAACATTTGCGCTCTTCTGGATGCTTGGGAGACTCAGGAAATGCACTCCTTAGCGAATGAAGAGACAGGTGAGCATGCATCCTGCCAGGTGGGTGGTCTGTGGGCCAGGAGTCCAGTGGGAAAGGCAAGCCTCAACAGGTGAGGTCAGATGTAATCAGCTGTCCAGCAAACCAAGAGCCCTAGTGACCTCCTACAGACAAGATTTTTCACAAACCCAGGAGTGAATTTAATTTGCCATGCTGTGCACAGGGAAGCTGAGGAACAGCGTGGCCAAGATCCAGGCTCCAGGGGGAATCTGAGCCGAGAAGGCCTTTGTCCCACCTCTTACCAGCCGCCACGTCATGTGTACCTGCTGCCTCTCGCTGTTGATCTGCATGGACTTGACATACGGTGGCACGGGACGGAGCTTAACATGCACGTGAAATCACTCATAATTATTTCTGGGGTCTTCTTACATCCTCAGCATTAGATCTAAGAAGTGAAGACATCAACACTCCACAGACTGATGTTTGGTGCAAACAGGAATTACCATAGTAAGAgaaaaagagttattttaaaagtctaagcATCAGAGAGAGGCTAACGACTACCATAGTACATGTGTCAAGCGGAAGAGCAGAGGAGCTTCACAAACGGCCCGAGTGCCACGCAGAcaagtgaaaagaagaaaactgaaatctacatgactgggctggggatgtggctcaagtggtagcgtgctcgcctggcatgcatgtggcccgggttcaatcctcagcaccacatacaaacaaagatgttgtgtccgccgaaaactaaaaaataaatattaaaaaaaaaattcctctctctctctaaaataaataaattaaaaaaataagaataaaaaggactggggatatagctcaatggtaaagagcCTCTCTCTGGGTTCAgtactcaaaaacataaaataacataaattatataaaaaaaaaaaaaagttaccatgGTATATGTTCTATCAGTAAGTGAAGGAGGCAGAAGTAAAAATCTAGGGCATTGCTGTTCccatcaaaattattaaaaaaaaaaaaaaaatctacatgacTCCAATACCCAGGCCAGAAAGACCAGAAGCAGGATGAGTTAGGTCAACCCGGGGAAGGACCAGGTGACACAGAGTTGACCACGGGTGAGGACCAGGATGAGTCAGGTTGACGGTGGGTAAGAGCCAAGAATCAACCCGGAAGACAGTGGGTGAGGGTGGCAGGTATGAGTCCAACAGATATTTACTGACCCAGGCTCAGTGTCTGCACTAGGGGAGCCACAGTGGACACAGAGGGTTCCCCGAGCTCATGAACCTGACAGTCCAGGGGGTTGGGGGGTCTTGAGCAGCCTTGGACCTGACATTGTTGGcaggccccagcccaggctggTCCAGAAAAACTCCTCGGCAGGAGGAAAAAAGCAGACTTTGCTTTGACAAAACAGGAGGACACGTGCGAACGTTGAGCTAGGAGTGGCCAGGACAACACTAGGCCTCTCACAGCAAGGTGGGAACCAGAGTGGACCCAGTGTTGAAAAGCAGCCCGATGCAGAACGTCACCACGAGGTCGCGTATCCGGGAAAGCAGGAGCGCGCTTCTCCATGACACACACTCAGAGAGGGTAAGCTTGCTTGGTCCTCGTTGGAGCATGTTTAGACTCGGGGTCTTCGTGACAGTGAGGGTCCCAGTTCCTTCTTCAGTGGCTGGGCACACAGCTCTGTTCTCAGGACATGGTAGCCTCGGCTCTGGTGTCCAGTGATGCAAAGTGAAACACCATTTCCCACTTCCAGGGTGAAACAAAACAGCACAGCGGCCGGGCTTCCCCGCCCTGCACAGCCTCCCTCCCAGGCCCCTCCCGGGGTCCCACGCTGGCTCTGCCGTCTTCTCACTGGGGAAATGCGGAACTTGCCTGCTCTGTGGCAGGAAaagcctttcttttctcttaggGAGAGCGTGGAGCCAGCTCTCGGTGGGCTTTGCTCCTGTGGCTGTCCCCCGGCACCGTGGGGCTGGGGCCATGGTGCGCCCCTGATGCTCGGCCCCCAGCACCTCCGTGGAGACAGTGGTGGGCATGCTGCTGGCCCTGGAGTGTGGGCTGGGCCAGCCAGGCAATGCTGTTGCCCTGTGGACCTTCTTCCGCCTCGAGGTGTGGAAGCCTTACACCGTGTACCTGCTCAGCCTGGTGCTGGCAGACCTGCTGCTGACCGTCTGCCTGCCCTTCCACGCAGCCTTCTACCTGAGACACAGGGCCTGGGGCCTCAGCCTCACGTCCTGCCAGGCCCTGCTCTGCCTGCTGCTCCTCAGCCATGGAGTGGGGGTGGCCTTCCTGACCAGTACCTGCGTGTGCTCCACCCACAGCTCAAGGTCAACTTCTGTACCCAAGGGTGGCCTGGGGTATCTCGTGTGGCTTCTGCTGGCTGCTCTCACCCACCAAAGCCTGCTGGTCTCCAAGGCTCCCCAGAACTCCACCGAGTGCCCCAGCTTCTACCCCAGCACCACGGGGCAGGAGGTGCTCTTCTTCCTCCAAATCCATCCTCCTTCCCTTTAGCCTCATCTCGTTCTGCATCATCAGGATCCTCCAGAGAAGGATCCGTGTGTCCCACAAGCAGCCCAGGCTTCGCAGGGCCAAGGTGCTGGTCACTGCTGTGC
This portion of the Marmota flaviventris isolate mMarFla1 chromosome 6, mMarFla1.hap1, whole genome shotgun sequence genome encodes:
- the Gpr31 gene encoding LOW QUALITY PROTEIN: 12-(S)-hydroxy-5,8,10,14-eicosatetraenoic acid receptor (The sequence of the model RefSeq protein was modified relative to this genomic sequence to represent the inferred CDS: inserted 3 bases in 2 codons; deleted 2 bases in 2 codons; substituted 2 bases at 2 genomic stop codons); translation: MVRPXCSAPSTSVETVVGMLLALECGLGQPGNAVALWTFFRLEVWKPYTVYLLSLVLADLLLTVCLPFHAAFYLRHRAWGLSLTSCQALLCLLLLSHGVGVAFXDQYLRVLHPQLKVNFCXPKGGLGYLVWLLLAALTHQSLLVSKAPQNSTECPSFYPSTTGQEVLFFLQSILLPFSLISFCIIRILQRRIRVSHKQPRLRRAKVLVTAVLLLLGLCFLPSVLTRVLMHIFXGSQSCSVLRSGAHGRGVGSLTHLHSVLNPAFYFSNPAFTHSYQKVFSSLRGRRQATEPPSSDLKDSYS